In the Clostridium beijerinckii genome, one interval contains:
- a CDS encoding Dabb family protein: protein MFTHIVLFKLKEPTTENLKFVEKTLLSMNGMIKELKQLEVGVDVIKSDRSYDVGIITRFDNKEDYLSYDVNEFHVEKVKKVIGPYMEGSKTLDF from the coding sequence ATGTTTACACACATTGTATTATTTAAATTGAAAGAGCCAACAACAGAAAATTTGAAATTTGTAGAAAAGACTTTATTATCTATGAATGGAATGATCAAGGAATTAAAGCAGCTAGAAGTAGGGGTAGATGTAATAAAAAGTGATAGAAGTTATGATGTTGGAATTATAACAAGATTTGATAACAAGGAAGATTATTTATCTTATGACGTGAACGAATTTCATGTTGAAAAAGTTAAAAAGGTTATAGGGCCATATATGGAAGGCAGTAAAACTTTAGATTTCTAA
- a CDS encoding DNA polymerase III subunit alpha, which translates to MEEKQFCHLHLHTEYSLLDGSGKIGKLMKKAKELGMKSIAITDHGVLYGLVDFYKAAKENDIKPILGCEVYVVPKSRHIKQPDKENSTYHLVLLVKNQIGYENLMKIVSVASIEGFYYKPRIDYEYLRKHSEGLIALSACLGGEVQSYHLKGNYEKAKETALTYKEIFNGDFYIELQNHGMEEQKRVNEENIKLSNETGIPLVATNDVHYISKEDSRSHDVLMCIQTAKTIDDPHRRRYPSDQFYLKSADEMWDMFSYIPEALENTIKIANECSYEYKFHESKLPKFPLEEGQDPYEYLRDTCYKGLIDRYSVFENLRNQSLDYSKIEEVVANYEEAKEYVDRLEYELQVIKQMGYIDYFLIVWDFVRFSYESGIPTGPGRGSAAGSIVAYTLGITKIDPIKYSLIFERFLNPERVSMPDIDSDFCYERRQEVIDYVVEKYGASNVSQIITFGTMAARLCIRDVGRAMNYSYAEVDRIAKMIPTMLGITIEKALDLNPELKLAYDTDERVKALIDVSKDLEGLPRHSSTHAAGVVIASKPLVEYVPLQKNEEMIVTQFGMTTLEELGLLKMDFLGLRTLTVMNDAINMIRENRKIDIDLDKIDFEDKEVYKMIGEGKTAGVFQLESPGMTSFMKELKPDSLEDIIAGISLYRPGPMAEIPRYIEGKKNSEKVTYLTKELEPILGVTYGCLVYQEQVMQAVRDLAGYSMGRSDMVRRAMSKKKHKVMEEERKNFIHGIVENDEVIVPGCVRNGISEEIANKIFDSMMDFASYAFNKSHAAAYAVVGYQTAYLMKYYPVEMIAAMLNSIMGISEKVAYYIGIAEELGIQVLPPNINESFSKFTVKENKIRFGLAAIKNVGTNVVASIVKAREEKGKFESLVDFINKMDPSSINKRAVECLIKAGALDDFDVFRSKMLAVHEKLIDNISSDKRRNIDGQISLFASEELKNPEVNYPNIKEFTKRNLLAMEKEMTGLYITGHPLDDYAQSLKMQTTNEISKIFLVQETLDDSLESDMGEINMFNRQDALQDNDRVILGGILASVNQKVTRNNSIMAFLKLEDLTGTIEVIVFPKTLEKVKELCVTDSLVIVKGRLSLKEDEPPKLICESIEPLEKVNTSKVYLRVDDKVAATVLSKKLKELLIKEYIGDTPIYIFESKGKQKFRVPRDRWISLDSDVMNLLRQTLGDENVKVLDS; encoded by the coding sequence ATGGAAGAAAAACAATTTTGTCATTTACATTTGCATACAGAATATAGTTTACTTGATGGATCAGGAAAAATAGGAAAGCTCATGAAGAAGGCAAAAGAATTAGGCATGAAGAGTATTGCTATTACTGATCATGGAGTTTTATATGGGCTTGTAGATTTCTATAAGGCAGCAAAAGAAAATGATATAAAACCTATTTTAGGATGTGAAGTTTATGTCGTACCAAAGTCTAGACATATAAAGCAGCCAGACAAAGAGAATTCAACTTATCATTTGGTTTTATTAGTAAAGAATCAAATTGGATATGAAAATCTAATGAAAATAGTATCAGTTGCATCTATTGAAGGATTTTATTATAAGCCCAGAATAGATTATGAATATTTAAGAAAACATAGTGAAGGATTAATTGCTTTGAGTGCATGTTTAGGTGGTGAAGTACAATCTTACCATCTTAAAGGCAATTATGAAAAAGCAAAAGAGACAGCCTTAACATACAAAGAAATTTTTAATGGTGACTTTTATATTGAGTTACAAAATCATGGAATGGAAGAACAAAAGAGAGTAAATGAAGAAAATATAAAGTTATCTAATGAAACTGGTATACCACTAGTTGCTACTAATGATGTTCACTACATAAGCAAGGAAGATTCTAGATCACATGACGTACTAATGTGTATACAAACAGCTAAAACCATTGATGATCCTCATAGAAGAAGATATCCTTCAGATCAGTTTTATTTAAAATCAGCAGATGAAATGTGGGATATGTTTTCCTATATTCCTGAGGCTTTGGAGAATACCATTAAGATAGCCAATGAGTGTAGCTATGAATATAAGTTTCACGAATCTAAGCTTCCAAAATTTCCGCTAGAAGAAGGTCAAGATCCTTATGAATATCTTAGAGATACTTGCTATAAAGGTCTGATAGATAGATATAGTGTATTTGAAAATCTTAGAAATCAGAGTTTGGACTATAGTAAAATTGAAGAAGTAGTAGCAAATTATGAAGAAGCTAAAGAATATGTTGATAGATTAGAATATGAGCTTCAAGTAATAAAGCAAATGGGATATATTGACTACTTTTTAATTGTATGGGATTTTGTTAGATTTTCCTATGAAAGTGGAATACCTACAGGGCCAGGTAGAGGATCCGCAGCAGGTTCAATAGTTGCATATACGTTAGGAATTACAAAAATAGATCCGATTAAGTATAGTTTAATCTTTGAACGTTTCTTAAATCCAGAGAGAGTATCCATGCCAGATATAGATAGTGATTTTTGTTATGAAAGAAGACAAGAAGTCATTGATTATGTAGTTGAGAAGTACGGAGCAAGTAATGTTTCGCAGATAATAACGTTTGGTACAATGGCAGCTAGACTATGTATACGAGATGTTGGAAGAGCTATGAATTATAGTTATGCAGAGGTTGATAGAATAGCTAAGATGATACCAACAATGCTTGGAATAACTATAGAGAAGGCGTTAGACTTAAATCCAGAGCTTAAATTAGCCTATGATACAGATGAAAGAGTAAAGGCGTTAATAGATGTTTCAAAGGATTTAGAGGGACTTCCAAGGCATTCTTCTACTCATGCTGCTGGTGTTGTTATAGCATCAAAGCCATTAGTTGAATATGTTCCATTACAGAAGAATGAAGAAATGATAGTAACCCAATTTGGAATGACAACATTAGAAGAGCTTGGGCTACTTAAGATGGATTTCTTAGGACTTAGAACGTTAACGGTTATGAATGATGCTATTAATATGATTAGAGAAAATAGAAAGATAGATATTGATTTAGATAAAATAGATTTTGAAGACAAAGAAGTATATAAAATGATAGGGGAAGGTAAGACTGCTGGAGTGTTCCAGCTTGAATCGCCAGGAATGACTTCATTCATGAAGGAATTAAAACCTGATTCATTGGAAGATATTATTGCGGGAATATCGCTCTATAGGCCAGGGCCTATGGCTGAAATTCCTAGATACATAGAAGGAAAGAAAAATTCAGAAAAAGTTACGTATTTAACTAAAGAATTAGAGCCTATATTAGGTGTTACGTATGGATGTTTAGTATATCAGGAACAAGTAATGCAGGCTGTTAGAGATTTAGCTGGATACTCCATGGGACGTAGTGATATGGTTAGAAGAGCTATGTCAAAGAAAAAACATAAAGTCATGGAGGAAGAAAGAAAAAATTTCATTCATGGTATTGTTGAAAATGATGAAGTAATAGTACCAGGATGCGTGAGAAATGGAATTTCAGAGGAAATAGCTAATAAAATTTTCGATTCTATGATGGACTTTGCTTCGTATGCATTTAATAAATCCCATGCAGCGGCATATGCAGTTGTTGGATATCAAACAGCATATCTTATGAAGTACTATCCAGTAGAGATGATTGCAGCAATGCTTAATTCAATCATGGGAATCAGTGAAAAGGTAGCATACTATATCGGCATAGCAGAAGAACTTGGAATACAAGTTTTACCACCTAATATAAACGAAAGTTTTTCAAAATTCACTGTTAAAGAGAACAAGATTAGATTTGGATTAGCGGCTATAAAGAATGTTGGAACTAATGTTGTAGCAAGCATAGTGAAAGCAAGAGAAGAAAAGGGTAAATTTGAATCGTTAGTTGATTTTATAAATAAAATGGATCCATCATCAATAAATAAGCGTGCAGTTGAATGTTTAATAAAGGCTGGGGCTCTAGATGATTTTGATGTTTTTAGATCTAAGATGTTAGCTGTTCATGAAAAATTAATTGATAATATATCTAGTGATAAGAGAAGAAATATTGATGGGCAAATAAGCTTATTTGCAAGTGAAGAATTAAAGAATCCAGAAGTAAACTATCCTAATATTAAGGAATTTACTAAGCGTAATTTATTAGCTATGGAAAAGGAGATGACGGGACTTTATATTACTGGGCATCCCCTAGATGACTATGCTCAAAGTCTGAAAATGCAGACAACAAATGAGATTTCTAAAATATTTTTAGTACAGGAAACCTTAGATGATTCTCTAGAGAGCGATATGGGTGAAATTAATATGTTTAACAGGCAGGATGCCTTACAAGATAATGATAGAGTAATCCTTGGAGGAATACTTGCTAGTGTTAATCAGAAGGTAACAAGAAATAATTCTATAATGGCATTCCTAAAACTTGAAGACTTAACTGGAACGATTGAAGTAATAGTGTTCCCTAAAACTTTGGAGAAAGTAAAAGAATTATGCGTAACAGATAGTTTGGTAATAGTTAAAGGAAGATTAAGTTTGAAAGAAGATGAACCACCAAAACTTATTTGTGAAAGTATAGAACCTTTAGAGAAGGTCAATACTTCAAAAGTATATTTAAGAGTCGATGATAAGGTGGCAGCTACTGTCTTAAGTAAAAAATTAAAAGAATTATTGATAAAGGAATATATTGGAGATACGCCTATTTATATATTTGAGAGCAAAGGAAAACAAAAGTTTAGGGTGCCAAGAGATAGATGGATTTCCCTAGATAGTGATGTTATGAATTTATTGAGACAAACTTTAGGAGATGAGAATGTTAAAGTATTAGATTCATAA
- a CDS encoding sugar phosphate isomerase/epimerase family protein: protein MKLGVFNPVLQDRSFEDACSFLASKGVQTIEIGCGGYPGKHHCDPAILLKDEEKFTEFKSILERSCLEISGFSCHGNPIHPNKEIAKKFDDDLTNAILMCEKMGVRILNCFSGCPGDSETSQKPNWVTCPWPEDFIEILDYQWNKVLIPYWKEKVKFAKAHGVDKIAIEMHPGFCVYNPKSLLRLREAVGPEIGANFDPSHLIWQGVSPVAAIRELGKHNAIFHFHAKDTKIDEINCPINGVLDVGHYGKEIERSWIFRSVGYGHDIGYWKDIVSALRMVGYDHALSIEHEDSLMTTEEGLIKAINCLKDAIIFETKGDMFWA from the coding sequence ATGAAATTAGGTGTGTTTAATCCAGTTTTACAAGATAGATCTTTTGAAGATGCTTGTTCTTTTTTGGCAAGTAAAGGTGTACAAACAATTGAAATCGGTTGCGGAGGTTATCCAGGGAAACACCATTGTGACCCAGCAATTTTATTAAAAGATGAAGAAAAGTTTACCGAATTTAAATCTATTTTAGAAAGAAGCTGTTTAGAAATCAGTGGATTTAGTTGTCATGGCAATCCAATTCATCCAAATAAGGAAATAGCAAAAAAATTCGATGATGATTTGACTAATGCAATTTTAATGTGCGAAAAAATGGGAGTAAGAATATTAAACTGTTTCTCTGGCTGTCCTGGTGACAGTGAAACTTCCCAAAAACCCAATTGGGTTACTTGCCCATGGCCAGAGGATTTTATTGAAATATTAGATTATCAATGGAATAAAGTTTTAATTCCTTACTGGAAGGAAAAAGTGAAATTTGCAAAGGCTCATGGTGTAGATAAAATAGCCATTGAAATGCATCCTGGTTTTTGTGTATATAATCCTAAAAGTTTATTAAGATTGCGTGAAGCTGTAGGGCCAGAAATTGGTGCTAATTTTGATCCAAGTCACTTAATTTGGCAAGGAGTTAGTCCAGTGGCAGCAATTAGGGAGCTCGGAAAGCATAATGCTATTTTCCACTTTCATGCAAAGGATACAAAGATAGATGAAATAAATTGTCCAATAAACGGCGTGCTAGATGTAGGCCATTACGGTAAGGAAATTGAACGTTCTTGGATTTTTCGTTCTGTCGGCTATGGACATGATATTGGCTATTGGAAGGACATTGTTTCTGCATTGAGAATGGTTGGATATGATCATGCGTTGAGTATAGAACATGAGGATAGTTTGATGACAACAGAAGAAGGGTTGATAAAAGCAATAAATTGTTTAAAAGATGCAATTATTTTTGAAACTAAAGGTGATATGTTTTGGGCATAA
- the pyk gene encoding pyruvate kinase, with translation MRKTKMICTIGPASEDMEILEKVVLSGMNASRHNFSHGDHEEHGGRIKKVKELSKKLNREIAIILDTKGPEIRTGKFEPKKVELAKGSEFTVYAGDMDVVGDTTKCSVTYAGLANDVKPGNTILIDDGLVGLTVKSVEGNAIKCEVQNTGFVGTHKGVNVPGVSIQLPALTEKDKSDLIFGCEVGVTMIAASFIRKASDVKTIREILDANGGERILICSKIENQEGVDNLDEILEASDLIMVARGDLGVEIPIEQVPAVQKMIIKKCKAAGKPVVTATQMLDSMMRNPRPTRAEVSDVANAILDGTDAIMLSGESANGDYPVEAVATMAKIAEETEKSLEYKVAVSQAKTHIPAIAGVISRAASNAANELEAAAVITSTQTGATAKRISQCRPECPIIAVTPDPIVARQLAFSWGVYPVVADKMESTDEMLERSVEIAKNNEFVKSGDIVVLAAGVPVDQVGATNLLKISEVK, from the coding sequence ATGAGAAAAACTAAAATGATTTGTACTATTGGCCCTGCAAGTGAAGATATGGAAATATTAGAGAAGGTTGTTCTTTCAGGAATGAATGCTTCAAGACATAACTTTTCACATGGAGACCATGAAGAACACGGTGGAAGAATTAAGAAAGTTAAAGAACTATCAAAGAAGTTAAATAGAGAAATTGCAATAATTCTTGATACAAAAGGACCAGAAATAAGAACTGGTAAATTTGAACCAAAGAAAGTTGAATTAGCTAAGGGTTCTGAATTTACAGTATATGCTGGAGATATGGATGTAGTTGGTGATACTACTAAATGTTCAGTTACATATGCAGGACTAGCAAATGATGTTAAACCAGGAAATACAATTTTAATAGATGATGGTTTAGTAGGATTAACTGTTAAATCTGTTGAAGGTAACGCTATTAAGTGTGAAGTTCAAAACACTGGATTCGTTGGAACTCATAAAGGAGTTAACGTACCAGGAGTATCAATCCAATTACCAGCTCTTACTGAAAAAGATAAATCAGATTTAATCTTCGGTTGTGAAGTTGGAGTTACTATGATAGCTGCTTCATTCATAAGAAAAGCATCTGATGTAAAGACTATCAGAGAAATACTTGATGCAAATGGTGGAGAAAGAATCCTTATCTGTTCAAAGATAGAAAACCAAGAAGGTGTTGATAACTTAGATGAAATCTTAGAAGCTTCAGACCTTATAATGGTAGCTAGAGGAGATCTTGGTGTTGAAATTCCAATAGAACAAGTTCCAGCAGTTCAAAAGATGATCATCAAAAAATGTAAAGCAGCTGGTAAACCAGTTGTAACTGCAACTCAAATGTTAGATTCTATGATGAGAAATCCAAGACCAACAAGAGCAGAAGTTTCAGACGTTGCTAATGCTATCTTAGATGGTACTGATGCAATCATGTTATCAGGAGAAAGTGCTAATGGAGATTATCCAGTAGAAGCTGTAGCTACAATGGCTAAGATTGCTGAAGAAACTGAAAAATCTTTAGAATATAAAGTAGCAGTTTCTCAAGCTAAAACACATATTCCAGCTATAGCAGGAGTTATTTCAAGAGCAGCTAGTAATGCAGCTAATGAATTAGAAGCAGCAGCAGTAATTACTTCAACTCAAACTGGTGCAACTGCTAAGAGAATTTCTCAATGTAGACCAGAATGCCCAATTATAGCTGTTACTCCAGATCCAATAGTTGCTAGACAATTAGCATTCTCATGGGGAGTATATCCAGTAGTTGCTGATAAAATGGAATCTACTGATGAAATGTTAGAAAGATCAGTTGAAATAGCTAAAAATAATGAATTTGTTAAATCAGGAGATATAGTTGTATTAGCAGCTGGAGTTCCTGTAGACCAAGTTGGTGCAACAAATCTTTTAAAGATTAGCGAAGTAAAATAA
- the pfkA gene encoding 6-phosphofructokinase codes for MKKIAVLTSGGDAPGMNAAIRAVVRTALHNGIEVMGVQRGYSGLINGELFSMDRNSVSDIIQRGGTILRTARCPEFKNEEVRKKAAKILQAYGVEALVVIGGDGSFMGAKLLSKLGIKTIGLPGTIDNDLAYTDFTLGFDTALNTVVDAINKIRDTSTSHERVSIVEVMGRDCGDLSLYAGICGGAEAIIIPEMEFDKDALCRTILEGKNKGKMHNLIMLAEGIGGAFELAKYVEEVTGIETRATILGHIQRGGSPTATDRVLASRMGAKAIEVLLKGGTSRVIGIRDNKIIDQDIDEALDMESKFDKELYDIAQVLS; via the coding sequence ATGAAAAAGATAGCTGTGTTAACAAGTGGTGGAGATGCACCAGGCATGAATGCTGCAATTAGAGCAGTAGTAAGAACTGCGCTTCATAACGGAATTGAAGTTATGGGAGTACAAAGAGGTTATAGTGGACTTATTAATGGAGAATTATTCAGCATGGATAGAAATTCAGTATCTGATATAATCCAAAGAGGTGGAACAATTTTAAGAACTGCTAGATGTCCTGAATTCAAGAATGAAGAAGTAAGAAAAAAGGCTGCAAAAATATTACAAGCTTATGGTGTTGAAGCTCTAGTAGTTATAGGTGGAGACGGTTCATTTATGGGTGCAAAATTATTATCAAAGCTTGGAATTAAAACAATAGGTTTACCAGGAACAATTGATAATGATTTAGCTTACACAGACTTCACTTTAGGGTTTGATACAGCCTTAAATACCGTTGTAGATGCTATAAATAAAATTAGAGATACTTCAACTTCACATGAAAGAGTTTCAATTGTAGAAGTTATGGGTAGAGACTGCGGAGATTTATCTTTATATGCAGGTATCTGCGGAGGCGCAGAAGCAATTATAATTCCTGAAATGGAATTTGATAAAGATGCACTTTGTAGAACTATCTTAGAAGGTAAAAATAAAGGAAAAATGCATAATCTAATAATGCTTGCAGAAGGAATTGGAGGAGCATTTGAACTTGCAAAGTACGTTGAAGAAGTAACTGGAATTGAAACAAGAGCAACAATCTTAGGTCATATTCAAAGAGGAGGAAGTCCTACTGCTACAGATAGAGTTTTAGCTTCAAGAATGGGAGCAAAGGCTATAGAAGTATTATTAAAAGGTGGAACTTCAAGAGTAATAGGAATTAGAGATAATAAAATAATAGACCAAGATATAGATGAAGCTCTTGATATGGAAAGCAAATTTGATAAAGAACTTTATGATATTGCTCAAGTATTATCATAA
- the whiA gene encoding DNA-binding protein WhiA codes for MSFSSKVKGEICRYIDISKEEALAEISAIMKVSGTLAFSGSGLSFKMTTENPASARLIFTLLKDHFNIHSKLMVKKSNSLKKNNIYMVVISEEMGVRGLLSDTGILKEIDGIMSLDYRIEEYIFKDEDIKRAYIRGAFIGGGSISNPEKTYHLEFVTHSEEYAKDLSNLINTFSLNSKVIQRKNSFIVYIKEGEQIVDLLNVIGAHSSLLEIENIRIMKEMRNNVNRLVNCETANLSKTVNAAVRQVESIKLIQSQIGLQRLPDNLREIAELRLNYPDESLKELGEMLDPPVGKSGINHRLRKIEKIAEELRTSK; via the coding sequence ATGTCATTTTCATCTAAAGTTAAAGGAGAGATATGCAGATATATAGATATTTCGAAAGAAGAGGCGTTAGCAGAAATATCGGCTATTATGAAGGTTAGTGGTACATTAGCTTTTAGTGGAAGTGGACTTAGTTTTAAAATGACCACAGAAAACCCAGCTAGTGCTAGATTGATTTTTACACTTTTAAAGGATCACTTTAATATACATTCAAAGTTAATGGTGAAAAAGAGTAACTCCTTAAAGAAGAATAATATCTATATGGTAGTAATTTCTGAAGAAATGGGTGTTAGGGGACTATTAAGCGATACAGGAATACTCAAAGAAATTGATGGAATAATGAGCTTAGATTATAGAATAGAGGAGTATATTTTTAAAGACGAAGATATAAAAAGAGCATATATAAGAGGCGCATTTATCGGCGGAGGAAGCATAAGTAATCCAGAAAAAACTTATCATCTAGAATTTGTAACTCATAGTGAAGAATATGCAAAAGATTTATCGAATTTAATCAATACTTTCAGTTTAAATTCCAAGGTTATACAGAGAAAAAATAGTTTCATAGTATATATCAAAGAAGGAGAACAAATAGTAGATTTGCTTAATGTAATAGGAGCTCATTCATCGCTTTTAGAGATTGAAAATATAAGAATAATGAAGGAAATGAGAAATAATGTAAATAGACTTGTGAATTGTGAGACAGCGAATCTTTCTAAAACTGTAAATGCAGCTGTAAGGCAGGTTGAAAGCATAAAACTTATCCAATCACAGATTGGGCTGCAAAGATTGCCAGATAATTTAAGAGAAATTGCAGAGCTTAGATTGAATTATCCAGATGAATCTCTGAAGGAATTAGGAGAAATGCTAGATCCTCCAGTAGGAAAATCGGGAATAAATCATAGATTAAGAAAGATAGAAAAGATAGCAGAGGAATTACGAACAAGCAAATAA
- a CDS encoding Gfo/Idh/MocA family protein, producing MENTCNEKKLKVAIIGCGGIANGKHLPAIKKNQNIEIEAFCDLIEEKAIEAKAKYGKEESRIYTDYKLLLAKEKDIKAVYVLTPNKSHSYISIEAMKADKHVMCEKPMAKTYAEAKAMLEVAQETGKILTIGYQNRYRADSKYLKAACENGDLGEIYYAKGHAIRRRAVPTWGVFLNEDEQGGGPLIDIGTHALDLTLWMMDNYEPECVLGSVYYKLGDQTCTGNAWGDWDKEMFTVEDSAFGFIKMKNGATINLESSWALNSLDVDEAKTSLCGTKAGADMKDGLRINSVKYNKQCIEKPALDATGVAFYDGEEDNAPDIEQSTFYNAIINGDELVVRPEQALIVTQILEAIYESAKTGKAVYFK from the coding sequence ATGGAGAATACATGCAATGAAAAGAAACTAAAGGTTGCTATTATAGGATGTGGAGGTATTGCAAACGGAAAGCATTTACCAGCAATAAAAAAGAATCAAAATATAGAAATAGAAGCATTTTGTGATTTGATAGAGGAAAAGGCTATAGAAGCAAAAGCTAAATATGGCAAAGAAGAAAGTAGGATTTATACTGACTACAAACTTCTTTTAGCAAAAGAAAAAGATATTAAGGCCGTTTACGTCTTAACTCCAAATAAATCACACAGTTATATATCTATTGAAGCAATGAAAGCTGATAAGCATGTTATGTGTGAAAAACCAATGGCTAAAACATACGCTGAAGCTAAAGCTATGCTCGAAGTAGCGCAAGAAACTGGCAAAATCCTAACTATAGGTTATCAAAATAGATACAGAGCAGATTCAAAATATTTAAAAGCTGCATGCGAAAATGGTGATTTAGGTGAGATCTATTATGCAAAAGGACATGCAATAAGACGTAGAGCTGTTCCAACTTGGGGAGTATTTTTAAATGAAGATGAACAAGGTGGAGGTCCATTAATCGATATAGGTACTCACGCTCTTGATTTAACACTTTGGATGATGGATAATTATGAACCAGAGTGTGTACTAGGATCTGTATACTACAAGTTAGGGGATCAAACATGTACAGGAAATGCTTGGGGCGATTGGGATAAAGAGATGTTTACAGTAGAGGATTCAGCTTTCGGATTTATTAAGATGAAAAATGGCGCTACAATAAATCTAGAATCAAGCTGGGCACTAAATAGTCTTGATGTTGATGAAGCTAAAACTTCTTTATGTGGTACAAAAGCTGGTGCTGATATGAAAGATGGTTTGAGGATAAATTCTGTTAAGTATAATAAACAATGTATAGAAAAGCCGGCACTAGATGCTACTGGGGTTGCTTTTTATGATGGAGAAGAAGATAATGCTCCTGATATAGAACAAAGTACGTTCTATAATGCAATCATTAATGGTGATGAATTAGTGGTTAGGCCTGAACAAGCTTTAATAGTTACTCAAATATTAGAAGCAATATATGAGTCTGCTAAAACTGGTAAGGCTGTATATTTTAAATAA
- the rlmD gene encoding 23S rRNA (uracil(1939)-C(5))-methyltransferase RlmD, producing the protein MLERNKEYIVKIDSLGYEGEGVAKIDGYPIFIPGALIGETVKTEIIKNKKNYSYGKLIDIVEKCDERIVPQCRYYEKCGGCTLMHSNYDSQLKFKYNRVKDCIERIGGLSGDIVKSTIGMKFPYRYRNKGIYSIALTDNELSMGFFSEKTHEVVDMDKCLIQDEETDKIIKIIRNWMKKYSILPARKDNLFFSEGLIRNVMVRKGFKTNEIMVILITTDKEIPKKEELIKDIRLEVKNLKGIIQNINTKNNSLVLGDKCITLWGQDYISDYIGKYKFNISPLSFFQINPIQTEVLYNKALEYADLSGNEIVFDAYCGAGTITLFLSQNARKVYGVEIVKQAIDNAVDNAEINGIDNSKFYVGKSEEVIPELIKNGIKPDIIVVDPPRKGCDINLLNAIGEAKPKRVVYVSCDPSTLARDLKHLEGLGFKTIEVQPVDMFPNTKHVEAVAKLIRK; encoded by the coding sequence GTGTTAGAGAGAAATAAAGAGTATATTGTAAAAATAGATTCATTAGGATATGAAGGTGAGGGTGTTGCAAAGATAGATGGATATCCAATATTTATACCAGGAGCTTTAATAGGGGAAACTGTAAAGACAGAAATAATCAAGAATAAAAAGAATTATTCTTATGGAAAGCTTATAGATATAGTAGAGAAATGTGACGAAAGAATTGTGCCTCAATGTAGGTATTATGAAAAATGCGGCGGTTGTACTCTAATGCATTCTAATTACGATTCACAATTAAAATTTAAATACAATAGAGTTAAGGATTGCATAGAAAGAATTGGTGGATTATCGGGGGATATAGTTAAAAGTACTATAGGGATGAAATTTCCTTACAGATATAGAAATAAAGGAATATATTCAATTGCATTGACAGACAATGAACTTTCAATGGGCTTTTTTAGTGAAAAAACACATGAAGTAGTTGATATGGATAAGTGTCTAATTCAAGATGAAGAAACTGATAAAATCATAAAAATAATAAGAAATTGGATGAAAAAGTATTCTATATTGCCTGCTAGGAAAGATAATTTGTTTTTTAGTGAAGGACTAATTAGAAATGTAATGGTGAGAAAGGGTTTTAAAACTAATGAGATTATGGTAATTTTGATTACTACCGATAAGGAAATTCCTAAGAAAGAAGAACTGATAAAGGATATTAGGTTAGAGGTTAAAAATTTAAAGGGAATAATTCAGAATATAAATACTAAAAATAATAGTTTAGTTCTCGGTGACAAGTGTATAACTTTGTGGGGGCAGGATTATATATCTGATTATATAGGTAAATATAAATTTAATATTTCGCCATTATCTTTCTTTCAAATAAATCCTATTCAAACAGAAGTACTTTATAATAAAGCTTTGGAATATGCAGATTTAAGCGGAAACGAGATTGTTTTTGATGCATATTGCGGTGCTGGTACAATAACATTATTCTTATCTCAGAATGCAAGAAAAGTCTATGGAGTTGAAATAGTAAAACAGGCGATAGATAATGCAGTAGATAATGCAGAAATAAATGGAATAGACAACTCGAAATTTTATGTGGGAAAATCTGAAGAAGTGATTCCAGAGTTAATAAAAAATGGAATCAAACCTGACATAATAGTTGTGGATCCCCCAAGAAAGGGATGTGATATCAATTTGCTAAATGCGATAGGAGAAGCTAAGCCTAAAAGAGTAGTGTATGTATCATGTGATCCTAGCACTTTAGCAAGAGATTTAAAACATTTAGAAGGGTTGGGATTTAAAACAATAGAAGTACAGCCTGTAGACATGTTTCCAAATACAAAGCATGTGGAAGCAGTAGCTAAATTAATTAGAAAATAG